CTGGCCGACGCTGACCTGCGGGTGGTCGTCGACCTGTCCGCCGTCCCGGACCCCCGGGCGCAGGTCAACAACGGCACCCCCCGCACGCTGACCGTCAGCGAGGAACTCCTGCTCCGGCATCCGGAGACGGTGGCCCGGTACGTCGCCGCCCTGCGCGACGCGGCTCGCTGGGCGGCCGCGAACCCGGAGCGGACCGCGCGAATCGTCGCCGCCGAGACCGGGTCCACCCTCGACGCCGTCCGCCGGGCGTACGGCGCCGACCTGGCGCGCTCGTTGACGCCCGAACTTCGTCCCGAGTGGATCGATCACCTTGAGGAGCAGAAACGGTTCCTGCTCCGGCACGGGGTGGTCGCCCGCGACTTCTCGATCGCCGACTGGATCGACGCCGGGCCGCTGGCCGGCTCGGACCGACACCTCAGCCCGCACACCACGGAGGCCACCTCGTGAGCATCACCATCGGCACCCATCCCAACAACCTCGCCACCTGGATCCTCGGTCACGTCGAGGAACTCCAGGAGCCGCTGCGCCGGGTCGCCGGGGAGGTGCGGTTCGTCCGCTACGACGACGGACGCCGCACCACCGGTCTGCTCGTCGAGGGTGCCATCGACGTGGGCGCGACGGGTACCACCCCGCCGATCGTCGCCCAGGCCGAGCAGCTCGACGTCGTCTACCTGGCGGTCTCTGAGCCGCACCCGGACCCCGGGGGCATCGTGGTGCCCCGGGAGTCGCCGATCCGCACCCTGGCGGACCTGCGCGGGCGGAGCATCGCCTTCACTGTGGGCTCCTGGCAGACGCACGCGCTCGCGGTCGCTGTCGACCGGGCCGGTCTGGCCTGGGACGACGTGACCGTCGTCGACGTCCCGGCCACTGCGCAGGGCCGGGACTTCCTGGGGGCCGGTACCGACAGTTGGCTCGTCGTCGATCCCGCCTACCGTCAGCTCGCCGATCTCACCGAGGTCCGGGTCGTCGCCGCCACCGAGGAACTCGTTCGGAACCGGTCGGTGTTCTTCGGTAACGGTGCCTGGGTACGGGACCATCCCGC
The nucleotide sequence above comes from Micromonospora pallida. Encoded proteins:
- a CDS encoding ABC transporter substrate-binding protein, coding for MSITIGTHPNNLATWILGHVEELQEPLRRVAGEVRFVRYDDGRRTTGLLVEGAIDVGATGTTPPIVAQAEQLDVVYLAVSEPHPDPGGIVVPRESPIRTLADLRGRSIAFTVGSWQTHALAVAVDRAGLAWDDVTVVDVPATAQGRDFLGAGTDSWLVVDPAYRQLADLTEVRVVAATEELVRNRSVFFGNGAWVRDHPAEATAFVDAVVAAEEWGATHLDEVAELLSRSSRGGTAQVWGPALTGRHWGVHAVDEEFLAEQQHAADLLYRFGVTPQAIVVVAAVAAR